A window of Oryza glaberrima chromosome 2, OglaRS2, whole genome shotgun sequence genomic DNA:
AGCATCTCTATAATTGTGTTTCAGAACGATTCAATTCGTCGTATACACAGCTACATAGGTGAAAGGGGGGGCATTACCGTAGAAGCTTACGACGCCGTTAGGAACGAAGAACATGAGGAAGACGATGACAACCCAGCAGAATATCTTGGCCATCCATCCGCCATGGTGTATCTTGTCGCGGGGGTCCTTCTGGTCCTTGATGCCAGCCATGATGATGGCGAGGATGGTGAAGAAGACGAAATTGCCGAGGCTAACCCTAAGCACGGCATCGGTCTCGAACCACTCGCGGTCGGGCGTCTTGTGGAAGTGGTTAATCCCTGCACAGATAGCCGCAAGAGGCGCGCCATGAGAAATTCCGATCGAtttcgagagaaaaaaaaaacgaaccaAATCGAATCACCCGGAAGGGATTGCGAAGGCGCTCACATGGGATGGATTGGAGGAGGGGCGCGGCGACCTCGCGGAGCGCCCAGGAGGCGAAGAGGGAGAGCGCGAAGAGGCCGCAGTAGGCGatgcgggcggagcggcggccgatgCTGCCGACCGCCGTACGGCACGCCTCGCACGCGCACGCGGCGCAGCACGACGCCAGGCAAGACGCCGCCCACATggctgctgctcgtcgtcgtcctcctcctcctcccttgcgGCGGCGCGGTCAGATCGAATCGATCGGTGGGTGAGGGAGCTCGACGATGGCTTTGGCTTGTTCGGATTTGGGGATTTCGCCGCCTCTCGGGGGAAGAAGCTTTGGTGGGGATGGGGAACGCGTGAGGCGGAGGGGGacggaagagaagaggaaaggaagccgatccgatttttttttccttttcttgttttttttttttcgttacgGAGTGGGTGGCCGCCGGGCCGGTTGGGTTGGACCGGACCGCCCGGGGCGATCAGGAGACCGAGTCACAGTCAACTACTGCATTATTATTCCAGCCTTCTAGCCTTCTACGTCCAATACATCAAGgccatgttcactttgatgccatttttaaccttatcaaattttagtaaagttgctaaaaagtagctatatttagtttgctgccaaattttggtaactatataagaaatcctgccaaatttggcaagttgccaaattttttttttaactatgccaaaattttggcaatgccaaaatttgataaggttttttttatcaaagtgaacaggccccaaGTTAAGCAAAAATAGCAGGATATAAGTTTCGTTTACtacttccataaaaaaaacaccatctAGTTAAAGATATAACATAAGTTAGTCCATCATATTACACTGTTCCATTCACAACTAACCTTTTTTCGGATGGAAGGAGTAAGGTGAAACAAGGATGAAATAATATGAATTATCTACTTAGTTAACatgattaatttatattttgagaagtaaatttaacaaaatagCTATAAACAAGTGATCTATGTAATGTAatgcagaattttttttaaaaaagatcgTACTTCTAGAAGCATGGAGCATAATTAATTGTATCTGATCATCATTTTCGAACAGGACCATAATAACACACATCATCGTCAGCTTTGGGCAGAATAGATACCAAAATGACAATCGGGAGCAGAAGTTTGGGAGTTCAGAACTTCGAAACAATATGGTCCTGAACTTCTGGCGGACCGAACTAGATATCAcatcctacatttttcctacaaCAGAGCTCCTAAAAAATTACAGCCACAGATCACACTGTATAATAAGGCATAAAAGAAACAAGCAATCTGAAGTCGCATGCCACGACAACCTTCAGGTATCAAAATGGACATTGATTGACTGGCAGATGTAAATTGATACTGCATCGAAAATTGACATTAGAATTTTAAccatttcttctctttctcctttCTAGCAACCGCGTTGGTTGCCGAAGCATGTGTTGCTTCAGCATCAGCTAGAGCTTTTCGGGTTTGTTCCAATTTCTTTGAAGCTGCTTCGTAGAATGCCTTGTCCTTGCGGTTTCGCTTCATCATTTCCTCCAGCTTCTCAACACGGCTCCTGAGTTCTTTCACTTCGTCATCGTATGCAAGCAAGGATCTTCTGTCTTCCTTCTTGGCATGTCCATTTGCCTCACCGGATGAGTCCTTTTTAGATTTCACAGCTGAACCTTCTGCAACATCTTGACCCACTAGTTGGCTATTGATAAAGCTGAAGACAgacctctcttcttcttcagcttTAGCAGCCCTTGCCTGTTCAGCAAACTTCTTCTCACGCTTTCTTTTCCCACCCCGATTGCGTTTTTTTCCAGGGCCTACACTATCATTAACCTCACTTGCAGCCACAGCATGATCAAGAGATTGCTTTGGGGGTAGTACCTTAACTGGGATTGGATCGAGCATGCCTTGGCCAGAAACACCTAGACCCATTCCCTCTCGGTACCCCATTTTTGCCATCATTTTGGAGGCAACACCCCTGGTATGGTGCTCCCACTTTGCAAAGATCGCAGTCTCTGTCTGAACACCACTTAAATTTTTGGATTCCAAAAGGCCTAGACCCTGATGAACAGATTCATCCTCTTGATCTCCATCCTCACTGAAATCAGATCCTTCATCGCTTGAGCTtccttcaccatcttcatcgcTCGCATCAGCATATTCTGAGATAGAAAGAGAATCACTGGGAAGCCTTGAAGAGCTCCCGTCATCTTGAAAAACAACCTGGCCAACTTTCAGATCATCATCCCATGACTCAAGTTCAGCTCGTCTCCAAAGGCCAGAATGATGCCCAGAAGCAGCCAGTATGCTGGATCCTACCAAGGACTGCTGCCATCTAGTCGGAGTGAATTGCTTCAAGGACAGAGTAGGAATTACAATACCTGAGGATAATTTTTGGATTAGTCACACATGATACTTTATGTGTAAGGGACAGAACCAA
This region includes:
- the LOC127764404 gene encoding zinc finger CCCH domain-containing protein 18; translated protein: MAGEEGEDEAASIELQLEHHLQEQRASLTAVDEALAADPSNADLLEVHEELLAAIKDAEEGLLHLKRSRLVKQIDEIFPNQELTSEAPEVAVDPPDDVEPEPLEPQEFSVGSKCRFRHKDGRWYNGCVIGLEGSSDARISFLTPTSENMSMCKFFLQQRCRFGSNCRLSHGIVIPTLSLKQFTPTRWQQSLVGSSILAASGHHSGLWRRAELESWDDDLKVGQVVFQDDGSSSRLPSDSLSISEYADASDEDGEGSSSDEGSDFSEDGDQEDESVHQGLGLLESKNLSGVQTETAIFAKWEHHTRGVASKMMAKMGYREGMGLGVSGQGMLDPIPVKVLPPKQSLDHAVAASEVNDSVGPGKKRNRGGKRKREKKFAEQARAAKAEEEERSVFSFINSQLVGQDVAEGSAVKSKKDSSGEANGHAKKEDRRSLLAYDDEVKELRSRVEKLEEMMKRNRKDKAFYEAASKKLEQTRKALADAEATHASATNAVARKEKEKKWLKF